The sequence below is a genomic window from Ornithobacterium rhinotracheale.
CATATTTTCTGGTTCTTCTTGCACCCAGACTAAATTTTGGTGGTTTTTGTACGATTTAATTACTTTAATAATCTCTTCTTTATCAAGCGGGTACAATTGTTCCAAGCGAATTAAGGCTACATCATCTCGTTTATTTTCTTCGCGGTATTCTAGCAAATCATAGTAAACTTTCCCTGTGCAGAATACGAGTGTTTTCACCTTTTCTTTTGCCACGCTATCATCAATAATTGGCTGGAATTTTCCTTCTGCCAACTCCTCAATGCTCGACTTTACTTGTGGGTGTCTCAGCAAGCTTTTTGGAGTAAACACTACCAAAGGCTTGCGATAATTGGTGTGCATTTGTCTTCTTAACAAATGGTAGAAATTTGCAGGTGTAGTACAATTGGCTACAAACATATTTCCGCGTGCACACAATTGTAAATAACGCTCTACTCTGGCCGAAGAGTGCTCTGCTCCTTGCCCTTCGTAGCCGTGAGGGAGCAGTATTACGAGTCCGTTTTGCATTTTCCATTTGTCCTCTGCAGCAGAAATATACTGGTCGATTACAATTTGTCCGCCATTGGAGAAGTCTCCAAACTGAGCTTCCCAAATGCTTAAAGTTTTCGGTGCTGCCATGGCATAGCCGTAATCAAATCCCAAAACTGCGTACTCCGACAACAAAGAGTTGTAAATCTGCAATTGAGCGTCTTTGTTCACGTTATTAAGTAAAATAAATTCTTCTTCGGCATCTTCTGTTTTCACCAAGGCATGGCGATGAGAGAAAGTACCTCTTTCTACATCTTCTCCAGAGATTCTTACATTGAATCCTTCTTTTAACAAAGAGCCATAGGCGAGCAATTCAGCCATTCCCCAATCAATGGAATTTTCTTTAAATACCATTTCGTGTCTTTGTTCATACAAACGCTGAACTTTTTTGATGAATTTCTTATCGCTAGGGAGTTTTGTAATAGTTTCTGTTATTTCTTTTAAATCTTTTAAATCTGATTTTGTCTCTACGGACTCGAGCATGGTATCGATTCTTTTTAATTCAAAATCTTCCCAGACTTCTGGCATAAATGGATCGAGCTTATTTTTCTCAATTTTCTTTGACTTTTCAAAATGATTTTCCAAGATTTGTCTAAAGTCTTCTTCCATTTCTCGCAAAAATTCATCGCCTACAACGCCTTCTTTGGCTAGGCTTTCCTTGTAAATCTCTCGAACATTCGGGTGTTTTGCAATGATTTTATATAGTTTAGGTTGCGTAAACCTTGGTTCATCTCCTTCATTGTGCCCATATTTTCTATAACCTAGCAAATCTATGAAAACATCGGCATTAAACTGCATCCTGTAATCCACAGCAAAACGCATCGCATGTATCACTGCTTCTACATCATCTGCATTGACATGCAATACTGGACTAAGCGTAACTTTTGCCACATCAGTACAGTAGGTGCTGCTTCGCCCGTCTAGGTAATTGGTAGTGAAGCCAATTTGATTATTGGTAACGATATGGATTGTTCCTCCTGTTTTGTAGCCCTCTAGCTTTTCCATCTGCACCACTTCGTAGATAATTCCTTGTCCAGAAATGGCGGCATCTCCGTGTAGTAAAATTGGGATAATTTTATTG
It includes:
- a CDS encoding 2-oxoglutarate dehydrogenase E1 component, translated to MERFSFLNAVHAEYIDELYQKYKQYPDSVDPSWRSFFQGFDFGQQSYGEEPFTEQVAYDEAVPEKIRKEFKVINLINGYRSRGHLFTKTNPVRNRRTYTPTLDLENFGLSQEDLNTTFDAGEMLGIGSNHTLAEIIGHLQKMYCQSIGIEYMYIRKPEIVEWIQQWLNANLNQPKLTTEEKRQVLHKLNEATAFEDFLHKKFVGQKRFSGEGVESVIPGLDEIITRGAEAGVQEYVVGMAHRGRLSVLANVFKKNYSQIFSEFEKKEFEDDFFDGDVKYHLGSTTYTETPKGKKVKINLAPNPSHLETVDAVVEGIARAKVDLEYKGDFNKIIPILLHGDAAISGQGIIYEVVQMEKLEGYKTGGTIHIVTNNQIGFTTNYLDGRSSTYCTDVAKVTLSPVLHVNADDVEAVIHAMRFAVDYRMQFNADVFIDLLGYRKYGHNEGDEPRFTQPKLYKIIAKHPNVREIYKESLAKEGVVGDEFLREMEEDFRQILENHFEKSKKIEKNKLDPFMPEVWEDFELKRIDTMLESVETKSDLKDLKEITETITKLPSDKKFIKKVQRLYEQRHEMVFKENSIDWGMAELLAYGSLLKEGFNVRISGEDVERGTFSHRHALVKTEDAEEEFILLNNVNKDAQLQIYNSLLSEYAVLGFDYGYAMAAPKTLSIWEAQFGDFSNGGQIVIDQYISAAEDKWKMQNGLVILLPHGYEGQGAEHSSARVERYLQLCARGNMFVANCTTPANFYHLLRRQMHTNYRKPLVVFTPKSLLRHPQVKSSIEELAEGKFQPIIDDSVAKEKVKTLVFCTGKVYYDLLEYREENKRDDVALIRLEQLYPLDKEEIIKVIKSYKNHQNLVWVQEEPENMGAWSYILRTLRELPWQVVAPHESAAPATGSFKAWFKNQQNVINQTFNLNNKK